The window ACAAAAGATGTACAGACAGGTTAAAATCAATCCTGATCAAACCTTTCTGTTAAACATACTTTGGCGTGACTCCCCGGAAAAAGATATTGAGTGCCTGGAATTGCAAACAGTTACATATGGAACTAAAAGCGCCAGTTTTCAGAGTACTCGCTGTTTAATGGAACTGGCAAATACTCATCAAACTGAATATCCCCTGGCCAGTGACgctcttcaaaataattgttatatTGATGACATTCTCTACGGTGCTAATGATGAGCAAACTCTCCTCAAAGCTCACAAGGAATTAACTAGTTTACTTGGAACAGcatgtatttctctacataaatggTGTTCTAACTCGGACTCGTTTCTAAAAAACATTTCTTCTCTCTCTTCAAACTCTTCTTATGTCATAGCTCCAGATAATTGCTCTAATAAGGTTTTAGGTTTATGCTGGAATCCTGTTCTTGACACGTTTTCAATCTCTCTTCCAGATTTCACCCTAAAGAACTCATACACTAAGAGAGAAGTACTGTCAATGATTGCCCAAATATTTGATCCTCAAGGTCTTATTAATCCCGTTACAGTTGTCGCTAAGCTTATAATGCAAAAGATTTGGATTTCCAAAATCAGTTGGAACGATACCATTGACGCAGATACGTTACATGAATGGCTAAGTTTTATTAGCAGTCTCTCTCATTTTAAGGACTTAAGTACACCTAGATGTCTCTTTTTAAGTCAAGAAATCACTGGTGTTGAGATTGACTCATTCTCAGATGCAAGTTTAAAGGCTTATGGAGCTTGTATCTACTTACGTGTGACCTATAAATCAGAACAGGTGTTTTGTTCCCTTCTAGCATCTAAGAGTCGCGTTGCTCCGTTAAAACCCTTGACCCTTCCAAGATTGGAACTCATGGGTGCTCTATTGTGTAGTAAACTCACAGCAAAGATTGCTAATATTGTTAAAGAAAAGTTATCTCAATTAgactctataaatatgtggtcggATTCAGAAATTGTTCTCGCTTGGCTTCGTTCACATCCTTCTCGTTGGACCCAATTTGTAGCAAATAGGGTTGCACAAATTTTAGATAATTCTCCTAATGC is drawn from Diabrotica undecimpunctata isolate CICGRU chromosome 5, icDiaUnde3, whole genome shotgun sequence and contains these coding sequences:
- the LOC140442407 gene encoding uncharacterized protein; amino-acid sequence: MYRQVKINPDQTFLLNILWRDSPEKDIECLELQTVTYGTKSASFQSTRCLMELANTHQTEYPLASDALQNNCYIDDILYGANDEQTLLKAHKELTSLLGTACISLHKWCSNSDSFLKNISSLSSNSSYVIAPDNCSNKVLGLCWNPVLDTFSISLPDFTLKNSYTKREVLSMIAQIFDPQGLINPVTVVAKLIMQKIWISKISWNDTIDADTLHEWLSFISSLSHFKDLSTPRCLFLSQEITGVEIDSFSDASLKAYGACIYLRVTYKSEQVFCSLLASKSRVAPLKPLTLPRLELMGALLCSKLTAKIANIVKEKLSQLDSINMWSDSEIVLAWLRSHPSRWTQFVANRVAQILDNSPNAHWRHVRSKENPADILSRGMLPSELINSSLWFHGPSFLNQLRLDLLKYNPKGYISKLPEERKIILHARNDQIDFFTSLSDRFSNFSKFVRTLAYMFRFANNAKPLSRKLTNTLEVSELQNAELKIIKMLQYSNFSSEISELKKGKTLSNKCLLPLNPFLDEN